One Mycolicibacterium parafortuitum DNA segment encodes these proteins:
- the thrC gene encoding threonine synthase produces the protein MSTTRAVHQPWPGLIEAYRDRLPIEDNWTTITLREGGTPLLPAPRLSEYTGCTVHLKVEGLNPTGSFKDRGMTMAVTEAVSRGQQAVLCASTGNTSASAAAYAARAGITCAVLVPQGKIAMGKLAQAVMHGAKIIQIDGNFDDCLELARKLTADFPTVSLVNSVNPFRIEGQKTAAFEIVDALGDAPDIHALPVGNAGNITAYWKGYTEYHRDGLSSKLPRMLGTQAAGAAPLVLGEPVSDPETIATAIRIGSPASWTSAVEAQQQSDGRFLAATDEEILAAYHLVARAEGVFVEPASAASIAGLLKSIEDGWVAKGSTVVCTVTGNGLKDPDTALKGMPAVIPVPVDPVAVVAKLGLV, from the coding sequence GTGAGTACCACCCGTGCCGTGCACCAGCCGTGGCCCGGCCTCATCGAGGCCTACCGTGACCGGTTGCCGATCGAGGACAACTGGACCACCATCACGCTGCGCGAAGGCGGTACGCCGCTGCTGCCCGCGCCGCGGCTGTCGGAGTACACCGGGTGCACGGTCCACCTGAAGGTCGAGGGCCTCAACCCGACCGGGTCCTTCAAGGACCGCGGTATGACGATGGCGGTGACCGAGGCCGTGTCCCGCGGCCAGCAGGCCGTGCTGTGCGCGTCCACCGGCAACACGTCGGCATCGGCTGCCGCGTACGCGGCGCGTGCGGGGATCACATGTGCGGTGCTGGTGCCGCAGGGCAAGATCGCGATGGGCAAGCTCGCCCAGGCGGTCATGCACGGCGCGAAGATCATCCAGATCGACGGCAACTTCGACGACTGCCTCGAACTCGCCCGTAAGCTCACCGCCGACTTCCCGACGGTGTCACTGGTCAACTCGGTCAACCCGTTCCGCATCGAGGGGCAGAAGACCGCGGCGTTCGAGATCGTCGACGCCCTCGGTGACGCTCCTGACATCCACGCGCTTCCCGTCGGCAACGCGGGCAACATCACCGCGTACTGGAAGGGTTACACCGAGTACCACCGCGACGGCCTGTCCTCCAAGCTGCCCCGCATGCTCGGTACGCAGGCCGCGGGCGCCGCGCCGTTGGTGCTCGGCGAACCGGTCAGCGACCCCGAGACCATCGCGACCGCGATCCGCATCGGCTCACCGGCGTCGTGGACCTCGGCGGTGGAAGCCCAGCAGCAGTCCGACGGTCGCTTCCTGGCCGCCACCGACGAAGAGATTCTCGCCGCCTACCACCTGGTGGCCCGCGCGGAAGGCGTGTTCGTCGAGCCGGCATCCGCCGCGAGCATCGCCGGCCTGTTGAAGTCGATCGAGGACGGCTGGGTCGCCAAGGGTTCCACGGTCGTGTGCACCGTCACCGGCAACGGCCTCAAGGACCCTGACACCGCGCTCAAGGGAATGCCCGCGGTCATCCCGGTCCCGGTCGACCCGGTCGCGGTCGTCGCGAAGCTCGGCCTGGTCTAG
- the thrB gene encoding homoserine kinase: MTRTLPSGLSATAEVAASSANLGPGFDSLGLALSLYDEITVETADSGLVIEVDGEGAGQVPLDASHLVVRAIERGLRESGVGASGLIVRCRNNIPHSRGLGSSAAAVVGGLAAANGLAAQGDSTPMSADRLVQVSSEFEGHPDNAAAAVLGGAVVAWTAKQDGVPRYAAAPIRLHPGISVFAAIPQVRSSTAETRVLLPEHVSHADAGFNLSRAALLVVALTERPDLLLDATEDVLHQPQRASAMPASAEYLAVLRRCGVAGVLSGAGPSVLALSTEAELPADALEYGARAGFSVVKMSVGHGVSWTSGVAASARREQ; encoded by the coding sequence GTGACGCGCACTCTGCCATCGGGGCTGTCTGCGACCGCGGAGGTCGCGGCCTCGAGCGCCAACCTCGGTCCCGGCTTCGACAGCCTGGGACTGGCGCTGAGCCTGTACGACGAGATCACCGTGGAGACCGCGGATTCCGGTCTGGTCATCGAGGTCGACGGCGAAGGTGCCGGGCAGGTGCCGCTGGACGCGTCGCACCTCGTGGTCCGCGCGATCGAGCGCGGCCTGCGGGAAAGCGGAGTCGGCGCATCGGGCCTTATCGTCCGCTGCCGTAACAACATTCCGCACTCGCGAGGGCTCGGCTCGTCGGCCGCCGCAGTGGTCGGCGGCCTCGCGGCCGCCAATGGTCTTGCCGCCCAAGGTGACTCGACGCCGATGTCGGCAGACCGGCTCGTCCAGGTGTCTTCGGAGTTCGAAGGGCATCCCGACAACGCCGCCGCCGCCGTGCTCGGCGGTGCGGTGGTGGCCTGGACCGCGAAGCAGGACGGCGTCCCGCGGTACGCCGCGGCGCCGATCCGGCTGCATCCGGGCATCAGCGTGTTCGCCGCGATCCCGCAGGTGCGCTCGTCGACCGCGGAGACCCGGGTGCTGCTGCCCGAGCACGTCAGCCACGCCGACGCCGGCTTCAACCTGAGCCGCGCCGCGCTGCTCGTGGTGGCGCTGACCGAGCGGCCGGACCTGCTGCTGGACGCCACCGAGGACGTACTGCACCAGCCGCAACGGGCTTCGGCGATGCCCGCATCGGCGGAATACCTCGCGGTGCTGCGGCGTTGTGGGGTGGCGGGAGTGCTGTCGGGCGCCGGGCCTTCGGTGCTGGCTTTGAGTACTGAAGCGGAGTTGCCCGCCGACGCACTGGAGTACGGGGCCCGAGCCGGGTTCTCCGTGGTCAAGATGTCGGTGGGACACGGGGTCAGCTGGACCTCCGGGGTCGCTGCGAGCGCTCGGCGCGAGCAGTAA
- the rho gene encoding transcription termination factor Rho, producing the protein MTDTDLFTAGGSADSGELQNPVTSDISASAPAENAPASAPARRGGALTSMVLPELRALAKEIGVEGASGMRKGELIAAIRERRGESNGAGAKKDAPAAAEQSAPAAAAPEQAAPEQAAPEQPAGEQSAEAQPQQRRRERRGASREQGGPAGGEQPKNQDPKNQDSAETAQSGGEQETRRRQDNQGGRQDNQDNRDGNRDAGRDAKGNRDNQDGGQNAKSGGDSDSRGDSGDQQGGGQNRRDNNSGGGRSDNDDDGEGRQGRRGRRFRDRKRRERGGDGGGGGERDTELREDDVVQPVAGILDVLDNYAFVRTSGYLAGPNDVYVSMNMVRKNGLRRGDAVTGAVRVPRDSEGGDKNPRQKFNPLVRLDTVNGKPVEEAKKRPEFTKLTPLYPNQRLRLETTSDKLTTRVIDLIMPIGKGQRALIVSPPKAGKTTIMQDIANAITRNNPECHLMVVLVDERPEEVTDMQRSVKGEVIASTFDRPPSDHTQAAELAIERAKRLVEQGKDVVVLLDSITRLGRAYNNASPASGRILSGGVDSTALYPPKRFLGAARNIEEGGSLTIIATAMVETGSTGDTVIFEEFKGTGNAELKLDRKIAERRVFPAVDVNPSGTRKDELLLSPDEFAVVHKLRRVLSGLDPHQAIDLLMSQLRKTKNNYEFLVQVSKNTPGGNGDD; encoded by the coding sequence GTGACTGATACGGACCTCTTCACGGCTGGTGGCAGCGCCGACAGCGGCGAACTGCAGAACCCCGTGACTTCAGACATCTCGGCATCGGCGCCCGCCGAAAACGCGCCGGCCTCCGCTCCCGCCCGTCGTGGCGGAGCGCTGACCAGCATGGTGCTGCCCGAACTGCGGGCGCTGGCCAAGGAGATCGGCGTCGAGGGCGCCTCCGGCATGCGTAAGGGCGAGCTGATCGCCGCGATCCGAGAGCGCCGTGGCGAATCCAACGGCGCCGGCGCCAAGAAGGACGCCCCGGCGGCCGCCGAGCAGAGCGCTCCGGCCGCCGCCGCCCCTGAGCAGGCCGCCCCTGAGCAGGCTGCACCGGAGCAGCCCGCAGGTGAGCAGTCCGCCGAGGCGCAGCCGCAGCAGCGCCGCCGTGAGCGCCGTGGCGCGTCGCGTGAGCAGGGTGGTCCCGCCGGTGGCGAGCAGCCCAAGAACCAGGACCCCAAGAACCAGGACAGCGCCGAGACGGCGCAGTCCGGAGGCGAGCAGGAAACCCGTCGCCGCCAGGACAACCAGGGCGGCCGTCAGGACAATCAGGACAACCGCGACGGCAACCGGGATGCCGGTCGGGATGCCAAGGGCAACCGCGACAATCAGGACGGCGGCCAGAACGCGAAGTCCGGCGGTGACTCCGACAGCCGCGGCGACAGCGGTGACCAGCAGGGCGGCGGGCAGAACCGTCGCGACAACAATTCCGGCGGCGGTCGTTCGGACAACGACGACGACGGCGAGGGCCGTCAGGGCCGCCGCGGCCGCCGGTTCCGGGATCGCAAGCGCCGCGAGCGCGGCGGCGACGGTGGTGGCGGCGGTGAGCGCGACACCGAGCTTCGTGAAGACGACGTCGTGCAGCCCGTCGCGGGCATTCTCGACGTGCTCGACAACTACGCGTTCGTGCGGACCTCCGGCTACCTCGCCGGCCCCAACGACGTGTACGTGTCGATGAACATGGTGCGTAAGAACGGATTGCGCCGCGGCGACGCCGTGACCGGCGCGGTCCGCGTGCCACGGGACAGCGAGGGCGGGGATAAGAACCCTCGGCAGAAGTTCAACCCGCTGGTCCGTCTGGACACGGTCAACGGCAAGCCGGTCGAAGAGGCCAAGAAGCGGCCGGAGTTCACCAAGCTCACCCCGCTGTACCCGAATCAGCGGCTGCGCCTGGAGACGACCAGCGACAAGCTGACCACCCGCGTTATCGACCTGATCATGCCGATCGGCAAGGGTCAGCGCGCGCTGATCGTGTCCCCGCCGAAGGCCGGTAAGACCACGATCATGCAGGACATCGCCAACGCGATCACCCGCAACAACCCGGAATGCCATCTGATGGTCGTGCTCGTCGACGAGCGTCCTGAAGAGGTCACCGATATGCAGCGCTCGGTCAAGGGCGAGGTCATCGCCTCGACCTTCGACCGGCCGCCGTCAGACCACACCCAGGCCGCCGAGCTCGCGATCGAGCGGGCCAAGCGGCTCGTCGAGCAGGGCAAGGACGTCGTGGTGCTGCTCGACTCGATCACCCGGCTGGGCCGCGCCTACAACAACGCGTCGCCGGCCTCGGGCCGCATCCTGTCCGGTGGTGTCGATTCGACCGCGCTGTACCCGCCCAAGCGGTTCCTCGGCGCGGCGCGCAACATCGAAGAGGGCGGCTCGCTGACCATCATCGCGACCGCGATGGTCGAGACCGGCTCCACCGGCGACACCGTGATCTTCGAGGAGTTCAAGGGGACCGGCAACGCGGAGCTCAAGCTGGACCGCAAGATCGCCGAGCGCCGGGTGTTCCCGGCCGTCGACGTCAACCCGTCGGGCACCCGCAAGGACGAGCTGCTGCTCTCGCCTGACGAGTTCGCGGTCGTGCACAAGCTGCGGCGCGTGCTGTCCGGGCTGGATCCGCACCAGGCCATCGATCTGCTGATGAGCCAGCTGCGCAAGACCAAGAACAACTACGAGTTCCTGGTCCAGGTCTCCAAGAACACCCCTGGCGGCAACGGCGACGACTGA
- a CDS encoding TetR/AcrR family transcriptional regulator, with protein sequence MPMSPSAVQNSLAANPLPNSVEGAAANPPARSVRDRLIDAAEQCLTAKGIRATTVSEVAEVAGVSRGWLYRHFPDKSELLGAAIVRLNDAFWAESRTRLDAVTGLDQQIAVGVALAREESETPGALVLKLRQEEPEAFTACVGLGVRGLIPEIAAFWEPYIQAAVDRGEIHPGTDRAEAAEWIARIMMSLATVPGEQCNIDDHESVLRHARRYIVAALRADPTEAALRADPAEAALRTDPAG encoded by the coding sequence ATGCCGATGAGCCCGAGCGCCGTACAGAATTCACTGGCAGCGAATCCACTGCCGAATTCCGTCGAGGGCGCCGCGGCCAATCCTCCCGCGCGATCTGTCCGGGACCGCCTCATCGACGCCGCCGAACAGTGTCTGACGGCCAAAGGGATCCGCGCCACCACGGTCTCCGAGGTCGCCGAGGTGGCAGGCGTCAGCCGCGGCTGGCTCTACCGGCACTTTCCCGACAAGTCCGAACTGCTGGGCGCGGCGATCGTGCGGCTCAACGACGCGTTCTGGGCCGAGTCCCGAACGCGCCTCGACGCGGTCACGGGTCTCGACCAGCAGATCGCCGTCGGGGTGGCACTGGCCCGGGAGGAATCCGAGACTCCCGGAGCACTCGTGCTCAAATTGCGACAGGAAGAACCCGAGGCGTTCACGGCATGCGTCGGTCTTGGCGTGCGCGGGCTGATCCCCGAGATCGCGGCGTTCTGGGAGCCCTACATCCAGGCCGCGGTCGACCGCGGCGAGATCCATCCCGGCACGGATCGCGCCGAAGCGGCCGAGTGGATCGCGCGCATCATGATGAGCCTCGCCACCGTGCCCGGCGAGCAGTGCAACATCGACGACCACGAGTCGGTGCTGCGGCACGCGCGCCGGTACATCGTCGCCGCGCTGCGCGCGGATCCAACCGAAGCAGCGTTGCGCGCGGATCCGGCCGAAGCCGCGCTGCGCACGGATCCGGCCGGCTGA
- the fadD1 gene encoding fatty-acid--CoA ligase FadD1 produces MAETVQELLRERAADDGIAMTYNGRTWTWREHLTDAAAQAAALIGIADRSRPLHVGVLLGNNPDMLTAMAAAGLGGYVLVGVNNTRRGQALGRDIRRGDCQILVTDTEHRALLDGVDLPGVRVLVIGSPEWAELLAQAGELIPHREVAATDTYMLIFTSGTSGDPKAVKMMHAMVLLAGAALVGRFSLTSKDVCYLAMPLFHSNAVLAGWSVALNSGAAMAPARFSASGFLDDIRRYGVTYMNYVGKPLAYILATAEKPDDRDNPLRVAFGNEATDRDIAEFARRFGCDVWDGFGSTENAVTVTREEGCPPGSIGKGFPGVAIYDPDTVTECAAAEFDEHGALVNGDDAIGELVNTQGAGMFAGYYNDQDATEDRMRHGMFWSGDLAYRDADGWIYLAGRTADWMRVDGENMTSAPIERILIREPAISMVAVYPVPDEFVGDQVMAAIVLQDDATLTPEQFGAFLAEQPDLSPKAWPRHVWVADDLPSTATNKVLKRELVAMGTEAHGRTLWKRDGRKYLLQAEPVTEQE; encoded by the coding sequence TTGGCCGAGACAGTTCAGGAGCTGCTCCGGGAGCGCGCAGCCGACGACGGCATCGCGATGACCTACAACGGCCGAACCTGGACCTGGCGTGAGCACCTCACCGACGCGGCTGCGCAGGCCGCCGCGTTGATCGGCATCGCCGACCGGTCACGACCGCTGCACGTCGGGGTGCTGCTGGGCAACAACCCCGACATGCTGACGGCCATGGCCGCCGCCGGCCTCGGCGGTTACGTGCTCGTCGGCGTCAACAACACCCGCCGCGGCCAGGCGCTCGGTCGCGACATCCGCCGCGGGGACTGCCAGATCCTCGTCACCGACACCGAACACCGGGCCCTGCTCGACGGCGTCGATCTGCCCGGGGTGCGCGTGCTGGTGATCGGAAGCCCGGAATGGGCGGAACTGCTCGCCCAGGCGGGCGAGTTGATCCCGCACCGCGAAGTCGCGGCGACCGACACGTACATGCTGATCTTCACCTCGGGCACCAGCGGTGACCCGAAGGCGGTCAAGATGATGCACGCGATGGTGCTGCTCGCAGGCGCCGCGCTGGTCGGGAGGTTCTCGCTGACCTCGAAGGATGTCTGCTACCTGGCGATGCCCCTGTTCCACAGCAACGCGGTGCTGGCCGGCTGGTCGGTCGCGCTGAACTCCGGTGCCGCGATGGCGCCCGCGCGCTTCTCCGCCTCCGGATTCCTCGACGACATCCGCCGCTACGGCGTCACCTACATGAACTACGTGGGCAAGCCGCTGGCCTACATCCTGGCGACCGCGGAAAAGCCCGACGACCGCGACAACCCGCTGCGGGTCGCGTTCGGCAACGAAGCCACCGACCGCGACATCGCCGAGTTCGCGCGGCGCTTCGGTTGCGACGTATGGGACGGATTCGGATCGACGGAGAACGCGGTCACCGTCACCCGCGAGGAGGGCTGCCCGCCCGGCTCGATCGGCAAGGGCTTCCCCGGAGTGGCGATCTACGACCCCGACACCGTCACCGAATGCGCGGCCGCCGAGTTCGACGAGCACGGTGCGCTCGTCAACGGCGACGACGCGATCGGCGAACTGGTCAACACCCAGGGTGCGGGCATGTTCGCCGGCTACTACAACGACCAGGACGCCACCGAGGACCGGATGCGGCACGGCATGTTCTGGTCCGGGGACCTGGCCTACCGCGACGCCGACGGCTGGATCTACCTCGCAGGGCGGACCGCCGACTGGATGCGCGTCGACGGGGAGAACATGACCTCCGCACCGATCGAGCGCATCCTGATCCGCGAACCGGCCATCAGCATGGTCGCGGTGTACCCGGTGCCCGATGAGTTCGTCGGCGACCAGGTGATGGCCGCGATCGTGCTGCAGGACGACGCGACGCTGACCCCCGAACAGTTCGGCGCGTTCCTCGCCGAGCAGCCCGATCTGTCCCCGAAAGCCTGGCCCCGACACGTCTGGGTCGCCGACGACCTGCCGAGCACCGCGACCAACAAGGTGCTCAAGCGTGAACTGGTCGCGATGGGCACCGAGGCCCACGGCCGGACGTTGTGGAAGCGTGACGGCCGGAAGTACCTCCTTCAGGCCGAGCCGGTGACCGAGCAGGAATAG
- the rpmE gene encoding 50S ribosomal protein L31 codes for MKSGIHPDYVETTVLCGCGASFTTRSTKKSGNITVEVCSQCHPFYTGKQKILDSGGRVARFEKRYGKRSK; via the coding sequence ATGAAATCAGGCATCCATCCTGACTATGTCGAGACCACCGTGCTGTGTGGCTGTGGTGCGAGCTTCACCACCCGCAGCACCAAAAAGAGCGGCAACATCACCGTCGAGGTCTGCTCGCAGTGCCACCCGTTCTACACCGGCAAGCAGAAGATCCTCGACAGCGGCGGTCGTGTGGCCCGCTTCGAGAAGCGCTACGGCAAGCGCAGCAAGTAG
- the prfA gene encoding peptide chain release factor 1, translating into MADAAPAIEAILAEYGELEQRLSDPELHSDASAARKVGRRFAQISPIVATYRKLEAARGDLEAAKELAADDASFADEVTELTAKIAELDTQLTDLLAPRDPHDADDIVLEVKSGEGGEESALFAADLARMYIRYAERHGWTVTMLGETTSDLGGYKDATLSIASKGDSADGVWSRLKFEGGVHRVQRVPVTESQGRVHTSAAGVLVYPEPEEIEQVQIDESDLRIDVYRSSGKGGQGVNTTDSAVRITHLPTGIVVTCQNERSQLQNKARAMQVLAARLQALAEEQAQADASADRASQIRTVDRSERIRTYNFPENRIADHRINYKAHNLDQVLDGDLDPLFDALAAADRQSRLQNT; encoded by the coding sequence ATGGCCGACGCTGCACCGGCGATCGAGGCGATTCTCGCCGAGTACGGCGAGCTGGAACAGCGGCTGTCCGATCCCGAACTGCACTCTGACGCCTCCGCCGCCCGCAAGGTGGGCCGGCGCTTCGCGCAGATCTCGCCGATCGTGGCCACCTACCGCAAGCTCGAAGCGGCCCGAGGTGACCTCGAGGCGGCCAAGGAACTCGCCGCCGATGACGCGTCGTTCGCCGACGAGGTGACCGAGCTGACCGCCAAGATCGCCGAACTCGATACCCAGCTGACGGATCTGCTCGCCCCCCGCGACCCCCACGACGCCGACGACATCGTGCTCGAGGTGAAGTCCGGCGAGGGCGGCGAAGAGTCGGCGCTGTTCGCCGCCGACCTGGCTCGCATGTACATCCGGTACGCCGAACGGCACGGCTGGACCGTCACGATGCTGGGGGAGACCACCTCCGACCTCGGCGGCTACAAGGATGCGACGTTGTCCATCGCCAGCAAGGGCGACTCCGCCGACGGTGTGTGGTCGCGACTGAAGTTCGAGGGCGGCGTGCACCGGGTTCAGCGGGTTCCCGTCACCGAATCCCAGGGCCGGGTGCACACCTCGGCGGCCGGCGTGCTGGTTTATCCCGAACCCGAAGAGATCGAGCAGGTCCAGATCGACGAGTCCGACCTCCGCATCGACGTCTACCGGTCGTCGGGCAAGGGCGGCCAGGGCGTGAACACCACCGACTCGGCGGTGCGCATCACGCACCTGCCCACCGGCATCGTCGTGACGTGCCAGAACGAGCGCTCCCAGCTGCAGAACAAGGCGCGCGCGATGCAGGTGCTCGCGGCCCGGCTGCAGGCGCTGGCCGAAGAGCAGGCGCAGGCCGACGCATCGGCCGACCGGGCCAGCCAGATCCGCACCGTCGACCGCAGCGAGCGCATCCGCACGTATAACTTCCCCGAGAACCGCATCGCCGACCACCGGATCAACTACAAGGCGCACAACCTCGACCAGGTGCTCGACGGCGATCTCGATCCGCTGTTCGACGCGCTCGCCGCCGCCGACAGACAATCCCGCCTGCAGAACACGTGA
- the prmC gene encoding peptide chain release factor N(5)-glutamine methyltransferase, whose translation MRQLIDDAADVLAAAGVGSPRVDAELLAAHLLGVDRGRAVFADADDAFVTRYRQLVARRAERVPLQHLTGTAAFGPLDLRVGPGVFIPRPETESLLEWVLAQRLPSNPVIVDLCTGSGALAVALAHGVPGARVIAVDDSADALGYARRNAAGAAVELLHADVTADGVLGEWDGAVDVVVSNPPYIPDGAALDPEVADHDPAHALFGGPDGMAVIDPIVAVAARLLRPGGVCAVEHDDTTSQRTVDSFVRTGAFTDVTPRHDLAGRPRFVTAVRAG comes from the coding sequence ATGCGTCAGCTGATCGACGACGCCGCTGACGTCTTGGCCGCAGCCGGGGTCGGGTCCCCGCGCGTCGACGCCGAACTGCTTGCCGCTCACCTGCTGGGCGTCGACCGCGGCAGGGCGGTGTTCGCCGACGCCGACGACGCGTTCGTGACCCGCTACCGGCAGCTGGTCGCCAGGCGCGCCGAGCGGGTCCCGCTGCAGCATCTGACCGGCACCGCGGCCTTCGGACCGCTCGACCTGCGGGTCGGGCCGGGCGTCTTCATCCCGCGGCCGGAGACCGAATCCCTGCTCGAATGGGTACTGGCGCAACGGCTTCCGTCCAATCCGGTGATCGTCGATCTGTGCACCGGGTCCGGTGCGCTGGCGGTCGCGCTCGCGCACGGTGTCCCGGGTGCACGGGTGATCGCCGTCGACGACTCCGCCGACGCACTGGGCTACGCGCGGCGCAACGCCGCCGGTGCCGCGGTGGAGCTGCTGCACGCCGACGTGACCGCGGACGGGGTGTTGGGCGAATGGGACGGTGCCGTGGACGTCGTGGTGTCCAACCCGCCCTACATCCCGGACGGGGCGGCACTCGATCCCGAGGTGGCAGACCACGACCCGGCGCACGCGTTGTTCGGCGGGCCCGACGGGATGGCCGTCATCGACCCGATCGTCGCGGTCGCGGCGCGGCTCTTGCGGCCCGGCGGGGTATGCGCGGTGGAACATGACGACACCACCTCGCAGCGCACCGTGGACAGCTTCGTCCGCACCGGGGCCTTCACCGACGTGACCCCACGACACGACCTGGCCGGGCGACCACGCTTCGTGACCGCGGTGCGGGCCGGGTGA
- a CDS encoding L-threonylcarbamoyladenylate synthase, which yields MTEMFDCSDPQQRATGIASAISALKGGRLVVMPTDTVYGLGADAFDGEAVASLLEAKGRGRNMPVPVLVGSWHTIQGLVYSVPDSAKELIRAFWPGALSLVVQQAPSLHWDLGDANGTVMLRMPLHPVAIELLREVGPMAVSSANISGNPPAVTAEQARAQLGDRVEVYLDGGPAEQQAASTIVDLTGAHPRVLREGPVTLDAIAEVLGVEAQTLTADDE from the coding sequence GTGACCGAGATGTTCGACTGCTCCGATCCGCAGCAGCGGGCGACCGGCATCGCGTCGGCGATCAGCGCGCTCAAGGGTGGCAGGCTCGTGGTGATGCCGACAGACACCGTCTACGGGCTCGGCGCCGACGCCTTCGACGGCGAGGCGGTCGCGTCACTGCTGGAGGCCAAGGGCCGCGGCCGCAATATGCCCGTCCCGGTGCTGGTCGGGTCGTGGCACACCATCCAGGGCCTCGTGTACTCGGTGCCCGACAGTGCCAAAGAGCTCATCCGCGCGTTCTGGCCGGGAGCGCTGAGCCTGGTCGTGCAGCAGGCGCCGTCGCTGCACTGGGATCTCGGCGACGCCAACGGCACCGTGATGCTGCGCATGCCGCTGCATCCGGTCGCGATCGAGCTGCTGCGCGAAGTCGGCCCGATGGCCGTATCCAGTGCGAACATCTCCGGAAATCCGCCGGCGGTCACCGCCGAACAGGCCCGGGCGCAGCTCGGCGACCGGGTGGAGGTCTACCTCGACGGCGGCCCGGCCGAACAACAGGCCGCGTCCACGATCGTCGACCTGACCGGTGCGCACCCGAGGGTGCTGCGGGAGGGGCCGGTGACGCTGGACGCCATCGCCGAAGTGCTCGGTGTCGAGGCGCAGACGCTGACCGCAGACGACGAGTGA
- a CDS encoding glycosyltransferase family 4 protein, whose product MTATRAGESVLALSDRGAGVPLRELALVGLTAAIITYLATGFVRVLATRWGAVAYPRERDVHLQPIPRMGGLAMYVGVVAAVLLASQLPALTRGFVYSTGLPAVVVAGGLIMVVGLIDDRWGLDALTKFAGQITAASVLVTMGVAWSVLYIPIGGVGTIVLDQVASILLTLAFTVALVNSMNFVDGLDGLAAGLGLITASAICIFSVGLLRDHGGDVLFYPPAVISVVLAGACLGFLPHNFHKARIFMGDSGSMLIGLMLAAAATTAAGPISQTAYGARDVFALLSPFLLVVAVVFVPALDMLLAIIRRTRKGLSPFSPDKMHLHHRLLEIGHSHRRVVLLIYLWVGIVALGAASTIFFDPRYTAAVMAGALVVAIVVTLIPLLRRGNNESDEVYDKK is encoded by the coding sequence ATGACCGCCACGCGGGCGGGGGAGAGCGTGTTGGCGCTGTCGGACCGCGGCGCGGGCGTCCCGCTGCGGGAACTCGCGCTCGTCGGGCTGACCGCGGCCATCATCACCTACCTGGCCACCGGCTTTGTCCGGGTGCTCGCGACGCGCTGGGGCGCGGTGGCGTATCCGCGTGAGCGGGATGTGCACCTGCAACCGATCCCGCGCATGGGTGGCCTGGCGATGTACGTCGGGGTGGTGGCCGCCGTCCTGCTCGCCTCCCAGCTGCCCGCGCTGACCCGCGGGTTCGTGTACTCGACGGGTCTGCCCGCGGTCGTGGTGGCGGGCGGCCTGATCATGGTCGTCGGTCTGATCGACGACCGGTGGGGACTGGACGCGCTGACCAAGTTCGCCGGCCAGATCACCGCGGCGAGCGTGCTCGTCACGATGGGCGTCGCATGGAGCGTGCTCTACATCCCGATCGGTGGCGTCGGCACCATCGTGCTGGACCAGGTCGCCTCCATCCTGCTGACGCTGGCGTTCACCGTTGCGCTGGTGAACTCGATGAACTTCGTCGACGGACTCGACGGCCTGGCCGCGGGACTGGGCCTGATCACCGCATCGGCGATCTGCATCTTCTCGGTCGGACTGCTGCGCGACCACGGCGGCGACGTGTTGTTCTATCCGCCGGCGGTCATCTCCGTGGTGCTGGCCGGTGCGTGCCTGGGCTTTCTGCCGCACAACTTCCACAAAGCCCGCATCTTCATGGGCGACTCGGGGTCGATGCTGATCGGTCTGATGCTCGCCGCCGCGGCGACCACCGCGGCAGGGCCGATCTCGCAGACCGCGTACGGGGCCCGCGACGTGTTCGCTCTGCTGTCGCCGTTCCTGCTGGTCGTCGCCGTGGTCTTCGTCCCGGCGCTCGACATGCTGCTGGCAATCATCCGGCGTACCCGCAAGGGGCTCAGCCCGTTCAGCCCGGACAAGATGCATCTGCACCACCGACTGCTCGAGATCGGCCATTCCCACCGCCGGGTGGTGCTGCTCATCTATTTGTGGGTCGGCATCGTGGCGCTCGGTGCGGCCAGCACCATCTTCTTCGACCCGCGCTACACCGCCGCGGTGATGGCGGGCGCTCTCGTGGTCGCGATCGTCGTCACGTTGATACCGCTGCTCAGGCGTGGGAACAACGAGTCCGACGAGGTATACGACAAAAAGTAG